The Neurospora crassa OR74A linkage group IV, whole genome shotgun sequence genome has a segment encoding these proteins:
- a CDS encoding LRP16, translated as MSSVRLLSRVLQVSLRNQSRRPLTARFIPARAIPALTTPAASQATRSMASSARRVESHEIPSIHDLYDEGVLPEEGFAVTDSYKQTLPVVVDGDSNAFPTPSSELNKRIAIHHGDITKLQVDAIVNAANNSLLGGGGVDGAIHCAAGSGLVRECRTKGGCATGDAVMTDAYNLPCKKVIHTVGPVYSSGNHQECEKLLISCYLRSLQTAAEAGLTTIAFPAISTGIYGYPSRYAAQAALGAIRHFLLDPKTPATITKVIIVTFAHQDTRAYNKWLPTYFPPSI; from the exons ATGTCCTCAGTTCGACTTTTGTCCCGCGTTCTCCAAGTGTCTCTACGCAATCAAAGTCGACGTCCACTCACAGCTCGATTCATTCCAGCCCGAGCCATTCCAGCCCTCACAACCCCAGCTGCCTCGCAAGCAACGAGAAGTATGGCGTCCTCGGCCCGCCGTGTAGAGTCCCACGAGATCCCCAGCATCCATGACCTCTACGACGAGGGCGTACTCCCCGAGGAGGGCTTCGCCGTGACAGACTCCTATAAGCAAACGCTCCCCGTTGTCGTCGACGGCGACTCTAATGCTTTCCCAACCCCCTCGTCTGAGCTCAATAAGCGCATTGCCATCCACCACGGAGACATCACCAAACTTCAGGTCGATGCCATTGTCAACGCCGCAAACAACTCCCTTCTTGGTGGCGGAGGCGTAGATGGTGCCATCCATTGTGCCGCCGGCTCCGGGCTGGTTCGCGAGTGCCGCACCAAGGGTGGATGTGCCACCGGTGACGCTGTCATGACTGACGCCTATAACTTGCCTTGCAAAAAGGTCATCCACACGGTCGGTCCCGTCTATTCATCGGGGAACCACCAGGAGTGCGAAAAACTCCTCATCTCCTGCTATCTACGCTCTCTGCAGACAGCAGCAGAGGCTGGACTCACCACCATCGCTTTCCCCGCCATCAGCACCGGCATCTACGGTTATCCGAGCAGATATGCAGCTCAAGCAGCCCTTGGTGCCATTCGCCATTTCCTGCTAGATCCCAAGACACCGGCCACAATCACAAAGGTGATTATTGTCACTTTCGCCCACCAGGATACGCGTGCCTACAACAAATGGCTACC GACGTACTTCCCTCCCTCAATTTGA
- a CDS encoding glutaminyl-tRNA synthetase, with amino-acid sequence MTDAVVDAAAKMQLADAPVDPNAPKLVLDEETGEMVSKGELKKRLAKRAKKAIKEKNKDDKKNVAATTAAAQDGATPKKQTPKPEEAPIDTQAMFKQGFLNDVYNERPVKPVFTRFPPEPNGFLHIGHAKAIAINFGFAKYHGGNCYLRFDDTNPEAEEEIYFTAIEDTVRWLGFTPYKITYSSDNFQKLYDLAEKLIGLDKAYVCHCNDDEIKLQRGGEKGSSPRFRCKHAEQSVEENLQKFRDMRDGKYKPREAFLRMKQDITDGNPQMWDLAAYRVLDKPHHRTGSQWKIYPTYDFTHCLCDSFEGITHSLCTTEFVLSRVSYEWLNKSLEVYEPMQREYGRLSLSGTVLSKRKLKELVDRKIVRGWDDPRLYTLIAVRRRGVPPGAILEFVNELGVTTSNSIIQIVRFEQTIRRYLERTVPRLMLVLDPVPVVIEDADEFDGSELTVPFSSKNAAMGDHKIKFTKTVYIDRSDFREVDSKDYFRLAPGKTVGLLQAPFPIKATSFTKDETTGKVTEIRAVFDRETKKPKTFIQWVGTDGSRKCEVRVYNQLFKSENPAAAEGGWLSDINPESEVVYPDALIESGFDEVKRRAPWPEAAGESELGKGGPESVRFQAMRVAYFALDKESTDDKIVLNRIVSLKEDKEKN; translated from the exons ATGACCGACGCCGTTGTAGATGCCGCTGCCAAGATGCAGCTGGCCGACGCCCCCGTCGACCCCAATGCCCCCAAGCTCGTTCTTGACGAGGAGACCGGCGAGATGGTCTCCAAGGGCGAGCTCAAGAAGCGTCTGGCCAAGCGCGCAAAgaaggccatcaaggagaagaacaaggacgACAAGAAGAACGTCGCCGCTACGACTGCCGCTGCCCAAGACGGTGCCACCCCCAAGAAGCAGACCCCCAAGCCCGAAGAGGCCCCCATCGACACCCAGGCCATGTTCAAGCAGGGCTTCCTCAACGACGTCTACAACGAGCGCCCCGTCAAGCCCGTCTTCACCCGTTTCCCTCCCGAGCCCAACGGCTTCCTCCATATCGGCCACGCCAAGGCCATTGCCATCAACTTTGGCTTTGCCAAATACCACGGCGGCAACTGCTACCTCCGATTCGACGACACCAAccccgaggccgaggaggaaatCTACTTCACCGCCATCGAGGACACGGTCCGCTGGCTCGGCTTCACCCCCTACAAGATCACGTACTCGTCCGACAACTTCCAGAAGCTGTACGACCTGGCCGAAAAGCTGATTGGCCTCGACAAGGCCTACGTCTGCCACTGCAACGATGACGAGATCAAGCTCCAGCGTGGAGGTGAGAAGGGCTCCAGCCCCCGTTTCCGCTGCAAGCACGCCGAGCAGTCCGTCGAGGAGAACCTCCAGAAGTTCCGCGACATGCGCGACGGGAAATACAAGCCCAGGGAAGCTTTCCTTCGCATGAAGCAGGATATCACCGACGGTAACCCCCAGATGTGGGATCTTGCCGCTTACAGAGTCCTTGACAAGCCTCACCACAGGACCGGAAGCCAGTGGAAGATCTACCCTACATATGACTTCACCCACTGTCTTTGCGATAGCTTCGAGGGCATCACCCACTCCCTCTGCACCACCGAGTTCGTGCTCAGCCGTGTCTCGTACGAGTGGCTCAACAAGTCTCTCGAGGTCTACGAGCCCATGCAGCGCGAGTACGGCCGTCTTAGCTTGTCCGGCACCGTGCTCTCCAAGCGCAAGCTCAAGGAGCTGGTCGACCGCAAGATTGTCCGCGGCTGGGACGACCCCCGTCTGTACACCCTGATCGCCGTCCGCCGCAGAGGTGTTCCTCCCGGCGCCATCCTCGAGTTCGTCAACGAGCTCGGCgtcaccacctccaacaGCATCATCCAGATTGTCCGCTTTGAGCAGACCATCCGCCGCTACCTCGAGCGCACCGTGCCCCGCCTGATGCTCGTGCTTGACCCCGTTCCCGTCGTGATCGAGGACGCTGACGAGTTCGACGGTTCCGAGCTCACCGTGCCTTTCTCGTCCAAGAACGCCGCTATGGGCGACCACAAGATCAAGTTCACCAAGACCGTTTACATTGACCGCTCCGACTTCCGTGAGGTCGACTCCAAGGACTACTTCCGCCTCGCCCCGGGCAAGACCGTCGGCCTTCTCCAGGCCCCCTTCCCCATCAAGGCCACCAGCTTCACCAAGGACGAGACCACGGGCAAGGTCACCGAGATCCGCGCCGTCTTCGACCGTgagaccaagaagcccaAGACCTTTATCCAGTGGGTTGGCACCGACGGCTCTCGCAAGTGTGAGGTCCGCGTCTACAACCAACTGTTCAAGTCGGAGAACcccgctgctgccgaggGCGGCTGGTTGAGCGACATCAACCCCGAGAGCGAGGTCGTCTACCCTGATGCCCTTATCGAGTCTGGCTTCGACGAGGTCAAGCGCCGCGCTCCTTGGCCTGAGGCGGCTGGTGAGAGCGAGCTTGGCAAGGGCGGTCCTGAGAGTGTCCGCTTCCAGGCTATGCGTGTTGCTTACTTT GCCCTGGACAAGGAAAGCACAGATGACAAGATCGTTCTTAACCGCATTGTTTCGCTcaaggaggataaggagaagAACTAA